The Falco peregrinus isolate bFalPer1 chromosome 1, bFalPer1.pri, whole genome shotgun sequence genome has a window encoding:
- the PRXL2A gene encoding peroxiredoxin-like 2A isoform X1, with the protein MGSEMSFLPDFGIFTMGMWSVGLGAIGAAVTGIVLANTDLFLSKPEKATLEFLEEIELKTLGSEQRTFKAGELWKKNGAVIMAVRRPGUFLCREEASELSSLQPQLSKLGVPLYAVVKEKIGTEVEDFQHYFRGEIFLDEKKGFYGPRRRKMMMSGFFRFGVWQNFFRAWRSGYSGNLEGEGFTLGGVYVIGAGRQGVLLEHREKEFGDKVSLPSVLEAAEKINPQAS; encoded by the exons ATGGGTTCTG aaaTGTCCTTCCTGCCTGACTTTGGGATCTTCACCATGGGCATGTGGTCTGTTGGTCTTGGAGCCATCGGTGCAGCTGTGACAGGGATTGTACTTGCTAATACTGACTTGTTTTTGTCCAAGCCAGAAAAGGCTACACTGGAGTTTTTAGAGGAGATAGAGCTAAAAACTTTGGGGTCAG aacaaagaacatTCAAAGCAGGAGAACTATGGAAGAAGAATGGTGCAGTGATCATGGCTGTGCGAAGACCTGGATGATTTTTGTGCAGAGAG gAGGCTTCTGAGCTCTCCTCTCTGCAACCTCAGCTGTCCAAGCTGGGTGTCCCTCTCTATGCTGTTGTGAAAGAGAAGATAGGGACTGAAGTGGAGGATTTCCAGCATTATTTCAGAGGAGAAATCTTTCTGGATGAAAAG AAAGGCTTCTATGGTCCACGCAGACGAAAAATGATGATGTCAGGATTCTTCCGCTTTGGAGTCTGGCAAAATTTCTTCCGTGCTTGGAGAAGTGGATATAGTGGTAACCTAGAAGGGGAAGGATTCACCCTGGGAGGAGTATATGTGATTGGGGCAGGAAGACAG GGTGTTTTACTGGAGCATCGTGAGAAAGAATTTGGAGACAAAGTCAGCCTTCCATCTGTCCTTGAAGCTGCTGAGAAGATAAACCCACAAGCTTCATAA
- the PRXL2A gene encoding peroxiredoxin-like 2A isoform X2, whose protein sequence is MSFLPDFGIFTMGMWSVGLGAIGAAVTGIVLANTDLFLSKPEKATLEFLEEIELKTLGSEQRTFKAGELWKKNGAVIMAVRRPGUFLCREEASELSSLQPQLSKLGVPLYAVVKEKIGTEVEDFQHYFRGEIFLDEKKGFYGPRRRKMMMSGFFRFGVWQNFFRAWRSGYSGNLEGEGFTLGGVYVIGAGRQGVLLEHREKEFGDKVSLPSVLEAAEKINPQAS, encoded by the exons aTGTCCTTCCTGCCTGACTTTGGGATCTTCACCATGGGCATGTGGTCTGTTGGTCTTGGAGCCATCGGTGCAGCTGTGACAGGGATTGTACTTGCTAATACTGACTTGTTTTTGTCCAAGCCAGAAAAGGCTACACTGGAGTTTTTAGAGGAGATAGAGCTAAAAACTTTGGGGTCAG aacaaagaacatTCAAAGCAGGAGAACTATGGAAGAAGAATGGTGCAGTGATCATGGCTGTGCGAAGACCTGGATGATTTTTGTGCAGAGAG gAGGCTTCTGAGCTCTCCTCTCTGCAACCTCAGCTGTCCAAGCTGGGTGTCCCTCTCTATGCTGTTGTGAAAGAGAAGATAGGGACTGAAGTGGAGGATTTCCAGCATTATTTCAGAGGAGAAATCTTTCTGGATGAAAAG AAAGGCTTCTATGGTCCACGCAGACGAAAAATGATGATGTCAGGATTCTTCCGCTTTGGAGTCTGGCAAAATTTCTTCCGTGCTTGGAGAAGTGGATATAGTGGTAACCTAGAAGGGGAAGGATTCACCCTGGGAGGAGTATATGTGATTGGGGCAGGAAGACAG GGTGTTTTACTGGAGCATCGTGAGAAAGAATTTGGAGACAAAGTCAGCCTTCCATCTGTCCTTGAAGCTGCTGAGAAGATAAACCCACAAGCTTCATAA